One Synechococcus sp. CC9605 genomic window carries:
- the mrdA gene encoding penicillin-binding protein 2: MTRSAQQRQTGLRQQPLVLLLLVLLFCSAMVSRLVWMQLLEGSRFRELADENRIRLVPRSPIRGRLLDRKGRVLATSKLTYSLYLEPRLVSDDDWPGLRDRLARLLNLKPDLLDQRRQKGLDRDGYRTTLALDLKPEQVLRFREQALGLRGAQVDVDILRSYPNGTLAAHALGYTQPITENEFEILAEKGYKIRDRIGRTGVEAAYEGHLRGKWGGQMLEVNAMGEVQRNLGDRPSQAGKDLVLTLDLDLQRVAEQALADKPGGAVVALEAATGAVLALASRPSFDPNFFSKLITTQKEYDALFSNPKKPLLSRAMNPYDPGSTWKPVTAMAGMESGKFPPDTKLHTKACITYGGHCFPDHNGKGFGTIGYVDALRHSSNTFFYQVGVGVGSLALKQAADQLGFQQKTGIEIGWEESVGLVGDEPWADRGRGWAEPGTVPWIPEDMASASIGQSVVQITPLQLARAYAVFANGGWLVTPHLAAGDIDWMSPEHRTKVAIQPSTLQTIREGLRKVVEAGTGAGLNGPGIRPAAGKTGTAEDSTGGPDHAWFGCYAPYPDGKIVVVAFAQNTPGGGSVHALPMAKKVLTEWERTWQR, encoded by the coding sequence ATGACCCGTTCCGCCCAGCAGCGTCAGACCGGTCTGCGTCAGCAACCCCTTGTGCTGCTGCTGCTGGTTTTGCTGTTCTGCAGCGCCATGGTCAGTCGCCTGGTGTGGATGCAGCTGCTGGAGGGATCGCGTTTTCGCGAACTGGCGGACGAAAACCGCATTCGTCTGGTGCCCCGCTCGCCGATCCGCGGTCGATTGCTTGATCGCAAAGGCCGGGTGCTGGCCACCAGCAAACTCACTTACTCCCTCTACCTTGAGCCGCGTCTGGTCAGCGATGACGACTGGCCTGGTCTGCGTGATCGCTTGGCGCGGCTGCTGAATTTGAAGCCTGATCTGCTCGACCAGCGCCGGCAGAAGGGCCTGGATCGGGATGGTTACCGCACCACGTTGGCCCTCGATCTCAAGCCGGAACAGGTGCTGCGCTTCCGTGAACAGGCTCTCGGGCTGCGGGGCGCCCAGGTGGATGTCGACATTCTGCGGTCCTATCCCAACGGAACCCTAGCGGCTCATGCCCTCGGCTATACCCAGCCGATCACGGAAAACGAATTCGAGATCCTGGCGGAAAAGGGCTACAAGATCCGAGACCGCATTGGTCGCACCGGTGTTGAAGCGGCCTACGAGGGCCATTTGCGCGGGAAGTGGGGTGGTCAGATGCTCGAGGTGAATGCCATGGGCGAAGTGCAGCGCAACCTGGGCGATCGACCGTCTCAAGCAGGAAAGGATCTGGTACTTACCCTCGATCTGGATTTGCAGCGGGTGGCGGAGCAGGCGCTGGCCGACAAGCCAGGTGGCGCTGTTGTGGCTCTCGAGGCCGCAACAGGTGCGGTCCTGGCCCTCGCCAGTCGTCCCAGCTTTGATCCGAATTTTTTCTCCAAGCTGATCACCACCCAGAAGGAGTACGACGCCCTCTTCTCCAATCCGAAAAAACCGTTGCTGTCCCGGGCCATGAATCCCTATGACCCCGGCAGCACCTGGAAGCCAGTGACGGCGATGGCGGGCATGGAATCCGGCAAATTTCCGCCCGACACCAAGCTGCACACCAAGGCTTGCATCACCTACGGCGGCCACTGCTTCCCGGACCACAACGGCAAGGGTTTCGGCACCATCGGTTATGTCGATGCCCTGCGCCACTCGAGCAACACGTTCTTCTATCAGGTGGGCGTCGGGGTTGGATCCCTGGCGTTGAAGCAGGCTGCTGATCAGCTTGGGTTTCAGCAGAAAACTGGCATTGAGATCGGCTGGGAAGAGAGTGTCGGGCTGGTGGGAGATGAGCCCTGGGCCGATCGTGGCCGGGGTTGGGCGGAGCCCGGCACGGTGCCCTGGATCCCTGAGGACATGGCCAGTGCTTCCATCGGTCAGTCCGTTGTGCAGATCACCCCCCTGCAGTTGGCCCGTGCTTATGCGGTGTTCGCTAATGGCGGTTGGTTGGTGACGCCGCATCTCGCCGCTGGTGACATCGACTGGATGAGTCCGGAGCACCGCACCAAGGTGGCGATTCAGCCGTCGACGTTGCAGACGATCCGGGAGGGCCTTCGCAAGGTGGTTGAGGCAGGTACCGGTGCCGGCCTCAATGGTCCTGGTATTCGACCGGCGGCGGGCAAAACCGGAACGGCAGAAGACAGCACGGGAGGGCCTGACCATGCCTGGTTCGGCTGCTATGCCCCCTATCCCGACGGCAAGATCGTGGTGGTGGCCTTTGCCCAGAACACCCCTGGAGGTGGGTCGGTCCACGCTTTGCCGATGGCCAAGAAAGTGCTGACGGAGTGGGAGCGGACCTGGCAGCGCTAG
- a CDS encoding glycosyltransferase family 4 protein: MKVAFFTETFLPKVDGIVTRLTKTVKHLVDAGDEVVVFCPEGCPEEYMGARLIGVPAMPLPLYPELKLALPRPAVSDAIDAFQPDLIHVVNPAVLGLGGIWLAKNKGIPLVASYHTHLPKYLEHYGLGMLEPLLWEMLKAAHNQALLNLCTSTAMVKELSDKGIQHTDLWQRGVDTELFRPELRSAKLRQRLLGGRDDRGALLLYVGRLSAEKQIERIRPVLEGLPDARLALVGDGPHRQQLEKHFEGTATTFVGYLAGQDLAGAYASGDAFLFPSSTETLGLVLLEAMAAGCPVVGANRGGIPDIITDGVNGCLYEPDGADGGAASLIEATRRLLGNDLERQALRSAARAEAERWGWAGATEQLRTYYRTVLSAPQLTAA; encoded by the coding sequence TTGAAAGTCGCCTTCTTCACCGAAACCTTCCTGCCGAAGGTCGATGGCATCGTCACCCGTCTGACCAAGACGGTGAAGCATCTGGTGGACGCCGGCGATGAGGTGGTGGTCTTCTGCCCGGAAGGCTGTCCGGAGGAGTACATGGGGGCACGCCTAATCGGCGTGCCGGCAATGCCGCTGCCGCTCTATCCCGAGCTCAAACTGGCCTTACCTCGCCCGGCGGTGTCCGACGCGATCGATGCGTTTCAACCCGATCTGATCCACGTTGTAAACCCGGCGGTGCTGGGTCTCGGCGGCATCTGGCTCGCGAAGAATAAGGGCATCCCTCTGGTCGCGAGTTATCACACCCACCTGCCGAAGTACCTCGAGCACTACGGTTTGGGAATGCTGGAGCCACTCCTGTGGGAGATGCTCAAGGCCGCCCACAACCAGGCCCTGCTGAATCTGTGCACCTCCACCGCCATGGTGAAGGAACTCAGCGACAAAGGCATTCAGCACACTGATCTGTGGCAGCGGGGTGTGGACACGGAGTTGTTCCGTCCCGAGCTGCGCAGCGCGAAGTTGCGCCAGCGGCTTCTCGGCGGGCGTGACGACCGCGGTGCGCTGCTGCTCTATGTGGGCCGCCTCTCCGCAGAGAAGCAGATCGAACGGATCCGCCCTGTGCTAGAGGGCCTTCCCGATGCAAGGCTGGCCCTGGTGGGCGATGGTCCACACCGCCAACAACTGGAGAAGCATTTCGAAGGGACAGCCACCACCTTCGTCGGTTATCTCGCCGGACAAGACCTGGCAGGGGCCTACGCAAGCGGCGATGCCTTCCTCTTCCCCTCCAGCACGGAGACGCTGGGGCTGGTGCTGCTGGAAGCCATGGCGGCCGGTTGTCCCGTGGTCGGGGCCAACCGTGGCGGCATTCCCGACATCATCACCGATGGCGTCAACGGCTGCCTCTATGAACCGGACGGCGCCGACGGCGGGGCCGCGAGCCTGATCGAAGCCACCCGCCGCCTGCTGGGCAACGACCTGGAACGTCAGGCCCTGCGCAGTGCTGCCCGTGCCGAAGCCGAGCGCTGGGGCTGGGCAGGTGCCACCGAACAACTGCGGACCTACTACCGCACGGTGCTGTCAGCGCCTCAACTCACGGCCGCCTAG
- a CDS encoding NAD-dependent epimerase/dehydratase family protein: protein MKVLVLGGDGFCGWPCAVNLADQGHDVLIVDNLSRRKIDIDLEVESLTPIVSIGERLKAWEETGGKPMRFVHMDIAHEYQRLLDLLHEERPDSVVHFAEQRAAPYSMKSSATKRYTVDNNVNGTHNLLAAIVESGQDIHVVHLGTMGVYGYGSHRGATIPEGYLKVEVPQPDGSRFEEEILHPASPGSVYHMTKTLDQLLFLYYNKNDKVRITDLHQGIVWGTNTDATDRDPRLTNRFDYDGDYGTVLNRFLMQAAIGYPLTVHGTGGQTRAFIHIRDSVRCVQLALENPPEQGERVKIFNQMTESHQVGELAKKVAALTGAQVNNLPNPRNEAVENDLIVDNRCFIELGLNPTTLDDGLLKEVLEIATRYADRCDRNRILCTSAWTNTQAQAIGTAS from the coding sequence GTGAAAGTTCTCGTTCTCGGCGGTGACGGCTTCTGCGGCTGGCCCTGTGCGGTGAACCTGGCGGATCAGGGCCACGATGTTCTGATCGTGGACAACCTCAGCCGTCGCAAGATCGACATCGACCTTGAAGTTGAGTCGCTGACGCCGATCGTGAGCATCGGTGAGCGCCTCAAAGCCTGGGAGGAGACCGGGGGCAAGCCGATGAGGTTTGTCCACATGGACATCGCCCATGAGTACCAGCGGTTGCTGGATCTGCTTCACGAGGAGCGCCCGGATTCCGTGGTCCACTTCGCTGAACAGCGGGCCGCCCCCTATTCGATGAAGAGCAGCGCCACCAAGCGCTACACCGTCGATAACAACGTCAACGGCACCCACAATCTGCTGGCCGCCATCGTTGAAAGCGGTCAAGACATCCACGTGGTGCATCTGGGCACCATGGGCGTCTACGGCTATGGCTCCCACCGCGGCGCCACCATCCCCGAGGGATATCTCAAGGTGGAAGTGCCCCAGCCCGACGGCAGCCGCTTCGAAGAGGAAATCCTCCACCCGGCAAGCCCAGGCAGCGTCTATCACATGACCAAGACGCTCGACCAGCTGCTCTTCCTCTACTACAACAAAAACGACAAGGTCCGCATCACCGACCTGCACCAGGGCATCGTCTGGGGAACCAACACCGATGCAACCGACCGTGACCCGCGGCTCACAAATCGCTTCGATTACGACGGCGATTACGGCACGGTGCTGAACCGCTTCCTGATGCAAGCCGCCATCGGCTACCCGCTTACCGTTCATGGAACCGGGGGCCAGACCCGGGCCTTCATCCACATCCGCGATTCCGTGCGCTGCGTTCAGCTGGCGCTGGAAAACCCTCCGGAACAAGGGGAGCGGGTAAAGATTTTCAACCAGATGACCGAAAGCCATCAAGTTGGCGAACTGGCCAAGAAGGTGGCCGCCCTCACCGGCGCTCAGGTCAATAACTTGCCGAATCCCCGCAATGAAGCGGTGGAGAACGATCTGATCGTGGACAACCGCTGCTTCATCGAGCTGGGCCTCAACCCCACAACCCTCGATGACGGCCTGCTGAAGGAAGTGTTGGAGATTGCCACCCGCTACGCGGACCGTTGCGACCGCAACCGCATCCTCTGCACCTCCGCCTGGACCAATACCCAGGCCCAGGCCATCGGCACCGCGTCCTGA
- the psb34 gene encoding photosystem II assembly protein Psb34: MSVTTEDGGRLNAFAKEPRMEVMDVNTSQSRNRSSMMMLVSGGLIVAAMVAVTVAIS, encoded by the coding sequence ATGTCGGTGACCACGGAAGACGGCGGTCGTCTCAACGCCTTCGCCAAGGAGCCACGCATGGAGGTGATGGACGTCAACACCAGTCAGAGCCGCAACCGCAGCTCAATGATGATGCTGGTCAGCGGTGGATTGATCGTGGCCGCGATGGTGGCGGTGACCGTCGCCATCAGCTGA
- a CDS encoding thiazole synthase yields the protein MDSPSPNSDPLTIGGRQFNSRLFTGTGKYPSMTSMQQSIERSGCDMVTVAVRRVQTVAAGHEGLMEAIDWQRIWMLPNTAGCTNAEEAVRVARLGRELAKLAGQEDNTFVKLEVIPDARHLLPDPIGTLNAAEQLVKEGFTVLPYINADPLLAKRLEEVGCATVMPLGSPIGSGQGLNNAANIGLIIENAGVPVVVDAGIGVPSEAAQALEMGADAVLVNSAIALAGDPAAMASAMSQAVMAGRTAHLSGRLPRRDQASASSPTTGLVQSPQ from the coding sequence ATGGATTCGCCCTCCCCCAACTCCGACCCCCTAACCATTGGCGGGCGTCAGTTCAACAGCCGTCTGTTCACGGGCACCGGCAAATATCCATCCATGACATCGATGCAGCAGAGCATTGAGCGATCCGGCTGCGACATGGTCACAGTGGCTGTGCGCCGGGTGCAGACCGTGGCTGCAGGCCACGAGGGCCTGATGGAAGCCATTGATTGGCAACGGATCTGGATGCTGCCCAACACCGCGGGCTGCACCAATGCGGAGGAAGCTGTCCGTGTCGCCAGGCTTGGACGGGAGCTCGCCAAGCTGGCGGGACAGGAGGACAACACTTTCGTAAAGCTGGAAGTGATTCCTGACGCCCGGCATCTTCTGCCCGATCCGATTGGCACCTTGAACGCTGCAGAACAACTGGTGAAAGAAGGCTTCACGGTGCTGCCTTACATCAATGCCGACCCTTTGCTTGCCAAACGGCTGGAGGAGGTGGGATGCGCCACGGTGATGCCTCTGGGCTCTCCGATCGGCTCGGGCCAGGGGCTCAACAATGCCGCCAACATCGGCTTGATCATCGAGAACGCCGGGGTGCCGGTGGTGGTGGACGCCGGCATTGGTGTTCCAAGCGAGGCGGCACAGGCCCTCGAAATGGGCGCCGATGCCGTGCTGGTCAACAGCGCCATCGCCCTGGCGGGCGACCCCGCCGCCATGGCCTCGGCCATGAGCCAGGCGGTGATGGCCGGGCGGACCGCCCACCTCTCCGGGCGCTTGCCGCGGAGGGATCAGGCCTCTGCCAGTTCACCGACCACGGGCCTGGTGCAGTCACCCCAATGA
- the rplT gene encoding 50S ribosomal protein L20, with amino-acid sequence MARVKRGNVARKRRNKILRLARGFRGGNGTLFRTANQRVMKALCNAYRDRRRRKRDFRRLWIARINAAARLNGVSYSRLMGGLKKADVRLNRKMLAQLAVVDPGSFTNVVAAAKS; translated from the coding sequence ATGGCCCGCGTCAAGAGAGGCAACGTCGCCCGTAAACGCCGCAACAAGATCCTGCGGCTGGCCCGTGGCTTCCGTGGTGGCAACGGAACCTTGTTCCGTACAGCAAACCAGCGGGTGATGAAAGCCCTCTGCAACGCCTACCGCGATCGTCGTCGTCGTAAGCGCGATTTCCGTCGCCTCTGGATTGCTCGCATCAACGCCGCTGCCCGTCTGAATGGTGTGAGCTACAGCCGTCTGATGGGCGGTCTTAAGAAGGCCGATGTGCGCCTGAATCGCAAGATGCTGGCTCAGCTTGCGGTCGTTGACCCCGGTAGCTTCACCAACGTCGTGGCTGCAGCTAAGAGCTGA
- the rpmI gene encoding 50S ribosomal protein L35 has protein sequence MPKLKTRKAAAKRFKATGTGKFLRRRAFRNHLLDHKTPKQKRHLATKAVVDRTDEERVTLMMPYA, from the coding sequence ATGCCCAAGCTGAAGACCCGCAAAGCTGCCGCGAAGCGGTTCAAAGCAACCGGCACTGGCAAATTTCTGCGTCGTCGCGCTTTCCGGAACCACCTGCTGGACCACAAAACCCCCAAGCAGAAGCGTCATCTGGCCACCAAGGCTGTGGTGGACCGCACCGATGAAGAGCGCGTGACCCTGATGATGCCCTACGCCTGA
- a CDS encoding SpoIID/LytB domain-containing protein, whose amino-acid sequence MIRLLTLTLLLCMGLGCRTREEVDALQPTETEPAVVEQVQRATHPSVADPPPVEGPEPVLWVALGDHLGAAQTAAALNLRAFAGSLSLRDATGEQGSGSGFVISWRSVPLDRPLPLARRIAGPYASFESADRVASRWRDLGVSAEVAHPKEWEVWAPEGSPVPEGLAVRDWQGSFTSTVEPVLQTPEGGRNLQGPLLIEASDGLLWAGGRFEGPFRLQRDAYRSWTLVEQVPLERYLEGVVPHEIGAGSPMAALQAQTVLARTWALANSHRFSIDGYHLCSDTQCQVYSDPRHAGSAVREAIAATEGKLLSLNNQPISAVYHATNGGMMAAGPEAWAMQPSIYLRAKPDGDEGWRNRHPLPQQQRKVVEALLADRSGAYGQRHPRFRWTRTLSGPALRQALGAAADPLVSPLQLKVMERGASGRVLALQISGSSDAAPVILKLDAIRRTLRTLPSTLFVLEAQEVERWLVRGGGFGHGAGLSQAGAIDLAWRGWPVERILSHYYPGTVYGPLSTPTQSP is encoded by the coding sequence ATGATTCGGCTGCTGACGCTCACATTGCTGCTTTGCATGGGTCTGGGCTGCCGCACCCGCGAGGAGGTTGATGCCCTCCAACCCACTGAGACTGAGCCCGCTGTGGTGGAACAGGTTCAACGGGCGACGCATCCTTCCGTGGCCGACCCACCGCCCGTTGAGGGTCCTGAACCGGTGTTGTGGGTTGCCTTGGGAGATCATCTCGGTGCTGCGCAAACGGCAGCTGCTTTGAATCTGCGGGCCTTTGCTGGATCGCTCAGCCTTCGCGACGCCACCGGGGAGCAAGGCAGTGGTTCAGGGTTCGTGATCTCCTGGCGAAGCGTGCCTTTGGACCGACCGCTGCCGTTGGCCCGCCGGATCGCAGGTCCCTACGCCAGTTTTGAGTCGGCGGATCGTGTCGCCTCCCGCTGGCGAGACCTGGGGGTTTCAGCTGAGGTGGCCCATCCCAAGGAATGGGAGGTGTGGGCGCCGGAAGGTTCGCCTGTGCCCGAGGGTCTGGCCGTGCGTGATTGGCAAGGCAGCTTCACCAGCACCGTCGAACCGGTGTTGCAGACGCCGGAGGGGGGACGCAACCTGCAGGGACCTCTTCTGATTGAGGCCTCGGATGGGTTGCTCTGGGCGGGTGGACGCTTTGAGGGGCCCTTCCGCCTGCAACGGGATGCCTACCGCAGTTGGACCCTGGTGGAGCAGGTGCCGCTGGAGCGCTACCTCGAGGGGGTGGTGCCCCATGAGATCGGTGCGGGTTCGCCGATGGCGGCGTTGCAGGCTCAGACCGTTCTGGCGCGCACCTGGGCTCTGGCCAACAGCCATCGCTTCAGCATCGATGGCTATCACCTCTGCAGCGACACGCAATGCCAGGTCTACAGCGATCCCCGCCATGCGGGATCTGCTGTGCGCGAGGCGATTGCAGCCACCGAGGGCAAGTTGCTCAGCCTGAACAATCAGCCGATCAGCGCGGTGTATCACGCCACCAATGGCGGGATGATGGCTGCCGGGCCCGAAGCCTGGGCCATGCAGCCCAGCATCTACTTGCGGGCGAAGCCGGATGGGGATGAGGGCTGGCGCAACCGTCATCCCTTGCCTCAGCAGCAGCGCAAGGTGGTGGAAGCGTTGCTTGCCGATCGCAGTGGGGCCTATGGCCAGCGCCACCCCCGCTTCCGCTGGACCCGAACCCTTTCGGGTCCGGCCCTGCGTCAGGCCCTCGGAGCAGCCGCAGACCCCCTGGTTTCTCCTTTGCAACTGAAGGTGATGGAGCGGGGCGCAAGCGGCCGGGTGCTGGCCTTGCAGATCTCAGGCAGCAGCGATGCGGCTCCGGTCATCCTCAAATTGGATGCCATCCGTCGCACCCTTCGCACCCTGCCCAGCACTCTGTTCGTGTTGGAGGCGCAGGAGGTTGAACGCTGGCTGGTGCGTGGTGGTGGCTTCGGCCATGGGGCTGGTTTGTCGCAGGCGGGAGCCATTGACCTGGCCTGGCGTGGCTGGCCCGTGGAACGGATCCTGAGCCATTACTACCCCGGGACTGTCTACGGCCCACTCTCAACACCAACGCAGTCCCCTTAA
- a CDS encoding glycosyltransferase produces MSSNATSGDHRRVKSAAFLFACGCAGAAPHWLDSARSLWPAISLALMLGGYGLRSVMRGQLTRGSSESGPAVDPAKLPSLDVVVAARDEEAVVPRLVERLTSLRYPSGQLTTWVIDDGSLDRTSELLDDLASQHPGLNVIHRQRNAGGGKSGALNTALNRLKGEWLLVLDADAQLQDDLLERLVPYALDGGWSAVQLRKAVIDADRNWLTRSQAMEMALDAVIQSGRLANGGVAELRGNGQLIKRSVLEASGGFNEDTVTDDLDLSFRLLTHGALVGLLWDPPVQEEAVPGLQALWKQRQRWAEGGLQRFFDYWPVLTSAQLSLRQRLDLTAFFLLQYALPVVSFADLSTALITRSLPVYWPLSVVAFSVSGLAYWRGCRDGSEGPAIPSASLANLLVAIAYLGHWFVVIPWVTLRMSLLPKRLVWAKTSHGQDQPIQV; encoded by the coding sequence ATGAGCTCGAACGCCACATCGGGTGATCACCGTCGGGTGAAATCGGCAGCGTTCCTGTTCGCCTGTGGATGTGCTGGTGCAGCTCCCCATTGGCTCGACTCCGCCCGTTCGCTCTGGCCCGCCATCAGCCTTGCCTTGATGCTCGGGGGCTATGGGCTTCGTTCTGTCATGCGCGGGCAGCTGACGCGTGGGTCATCGGAGTCCGGACCAGCGGTCGATCCAGCGAAGCTGCCCAGCCTTGATGTGGTGGTTGCAGCCCGTGATGAAGAGGCGGTGGTGCCGCGTTTGGTGGAACGGCTCACATCCCTTCGCTATCCGTCCGGCCAACTCACCACTTGGGTGATCGACGACGGAAGTCTTGATCGGACCTCCGAGTTGCTGGACGATCTGGCCAGCCAGCACCCTGGACTCAATGTCATCCATCGCCAGCGCAATGCCGGTGGTGGCAAGTCGGGTGCGCTCAACACCGCCTTGAACCGTCTCAAGGGTGAGTGGCTGTTGGTGCTTGACGCGGATGCCCAATTGCAGGACGACCTGCTTGAGCGTCTTGTCCCCTACGCCCTGGATGGTGGTTGGTCGGCGGTGCAGCTGCGTAAGGCCGTGATTGACGCCGATCGCAATTGGCTGACGCGATCCCAGGCGATGGAGATGGCTCTTGATGCGGTGATCCAGTCGGGGCGTCTGGCCAATGGAGGGGTGGCAGAGCTGCGGGGAAACGGACAGCTGATCAAGCGCTCGGTGCTGGAGGCCAGCGGCGGCTTCAACGAAGACACCGTCACCGATGACCTTGACCTCAGCTTCCGCCTGTTGACCCATGGCGCCTTGGTGGGATTGTTGTGGGACCCTCCGGTTCAGGAAGAGGCGGTACCTGGTCTTCAGGCCCTGTGGAAGCAACGGCAGCGCTGGGCGGAAGGTGGCTTGCAGCGGTTCTTCGATTACTGGCCGGTGCTCACCTCAGCGCAGTTGAGTCTTCGCCAGCGCTTGGATCTGACGGCCTTTTTTCTGCTCCAGTACGCCTTGCCGGTGGTGTCCTTCGCTGACCTGAGCACGGCTCTGATCACCCGAAGCCTGCCGGTCTATTGGCCTTTGTCTGTGGTTGCGTTCAGCGTGTCGGGTCTGGCCTATTGGCGTGGATGTCGCGATGGCAGCGAGGGGCCGGCGATTCCCTCAGCGAGCCTGGCCAATCTGCTCGTCGCGATTGCCTACCTGGGCCATTGGTTTGTGGTGATTCCCTGGGTGACCTTGCGGATGTCACTGCTCCCCAAACGCCTGGTCTGGGCCAAAACCAGCCATGGTCAGGACCAGCCCATCCAGGTCTGA
- a CDS encoding exo-alpha-sialidase: protein MVPPFSLFDQAEDRFEDLAWGQVLVTPFELGAWALLEPMGEQNHAPQLCWIRPDLLGCVWMAGSGEGNAGMSVFLSLLGAEGGRWSEPQRISRDQERSEQNPLLFVSDGCLHLIHSAQLVRDPEDRAAVDASSSFSMQWTAILRHQRLALDGLDPSDLETWSAEAWSMPVDLFDDPAFCRNPPYPLENGHWLLPIYRSLEAGGAFGHDHSEMVRLDPSGQCLDRPFGIPDSTGRVHGSVVASRGGEQLLQFFRSRLADQIYRSVSSDGGHTWSAPEPTQLPNNNSSIQACWLASGRLAMIFNRFGFAPDPGASEEPLKWGEARWPRTRWPLSIAISDDDGLQWPWIRDIDTGFGFCGPMNWDLNGQLAYPTLIEGQPGELHVAYSWAGRQAIRYVTLREQEVIGYDPDATPFGSF, encoded by the coding sequence ATGGTTCCGCCCTTTTCGTTGTTCGATCAGGCAGAGGATCGCTTTGAGGATCTGGCTTGGGGCCAGGTTCTCGTCACACCCTTTGAGCTGGGGGCTTGGGCGTTGCTTGAGCCGATGGGGGAACAAAACCATGCGCCCCAGTTGTGCTGGATCCGTCCTGACCTGTTGGGTTGTGTCTGGATGGCAGGCAGCGGAGAGGGCAATGCCGGGATGTCGGTGTTTCTGTCTCTTTTGGGGGCTGAAGGCGGACGTTGGTCGGAACCGCAGCGGATTTCCCGAGATCAGGAGCGGTCGGAGCAGAACCCCTTGCTGTTCGTCTCTGACGGTTGTTTGCACCTGATTCATTCGGCCCAATTGGTTCGCGATCCAGAGGATCGTGCTGCTGTCGACGCATCCAGCAGCTTTTCCATGCAGTGGACAGCCATCCTCCGGCATCAGCGGCTGGCGCTGGATGGCCTCGATCCTTCCGATCTTGAGACCTGGTCGGCTGAGGCATGGTCGATGCCCGTTGACCTGTTTGACGATCCCGCCTTCTGCCGAAACCCCCCTTATCCATTGGAGAACGGCCACTGGTTGTTGCCGATCTATCGGAGCCTGGAAGCGGGCGGGGCCTTTGGTCATGATCACAGCGAAATGGTGCGTTTAGATCCGTCAGGTCAGTGTCTTGATCGGCCGTTTGGCATTCCAGACAGCACTGGCAGGGTGCATGGCTCCGTCGTTGCCTCGCGCGGTGGCGAGCAACTGCTCCAGTTCTTTCGCAGTCGCCTCGCGGATCAGATATACCGAAGTGTGAGTTCAGATGGCGGCCACACCTGGTCGGCTCCAGAGCCCACCCAGCTGCCCAACAACAACAGCTCCATCCAGGCTTGCTGGTTGGCGAGTGGGAGATTGGCGATGATTTTCAATCGCTTTGGCTTTGCGCCGGATCCGGGCGCGTCGGAGGAGCCGCTGAAGTGGGGGGAGGCCCGTTGGCCGCGAACCCGATGGCCGTTGTCGATCGCCATCAGCGATGACGACGGCCTTCAGTGGCCGTGGATTCGCGACATTGATACCGGTTTCGGCTTCTGTGGGCCGATGAATTGGGATCTCAATGGACAACTGGCTTACCCAACCCTGATCGAGGGGCAGCCCGGTGAGCTGCATGTGGCTTATTCCTGGGCGGGGCGCCAAGCCATTCGCTACGTCACGCTGCGTGAACAGGAGGTGATTGGCTACGACCCTGACGCCACCCCCTTTGGTTCGTTCTGA